One Comamonas endophytica DNA window includes the following coding sequences:
- a CDS encoding CaiB/BaiF CoA transferase family protein: protein MSAAMGALSGIRVLDLSRVLAGPWVAQMLADFGADVIKVERAGVGDESRTQGSRPAQRAGHNTEDSSGFSAVNRGKRSIELDLSLPSGQEVARRLAAECDILIENFKTGDLQRYGLDYATLGRINPRLVYCSITGFGQTGPYRQLPGYDLIFQAMSGLMSATGGPHDAPGGGPQRVGYPISDATAGLYATIGILAALRWRDTPGGSGQHIDLALLDAQIAAMTLVPTNYLIAGQLPQRVGIASQMSCPYQAFDCADGQLVVAVNNAKQFTAMCRVLGLEHLAQEPLYASNALRVANRASLIPPLAEAMARMPVAECRARLSDAGVPCGPLNDIGQVFEDEQVRHRGLRQQVAHPVKGITPIVANPLKFSASPVAYRRAPPQLGEHTAEVLRELLGMDEAELSDLRAAGGVGSSDLARQSAGDTMKVTS from the coding sequence ATGAGCGCGGCCATGGGCGCCCTGAGCGGCATCCGGGTGCTGGACCTGAGCCGGGTGCTGGCCGGCCCCTGGGTCGCGCAGATGCTGGCCGACTTCGGCGCCGACGTGATCAAGGTCGAGCGCGCGGGGGTGGGCGACGAATCGCGCACCCAGGGCAGCCGGCCGGCGCAGCGCGCGGGCCACAACACCGAGGACAGCTCGGGCTTCAGCGCCGTCAACCGCGGCAAGCGCTCCATCGAGCTGGACCTGTCCCTGCCCTCGGGCCAGGAGGTGGCGCGGCGCCTGGCCGCCGAATGCGACATCCTGATCGAGAACTTCAAGACCGGCGACCTGCAGCGCTACGGGCTCGACTACGCCACGCTCGGCCGCATCAACCCGCGCCTGGTCTACTGCTCGATCACCGGCTTCGGCCAGACCGGGCCGTACCGCCAGCTGCCGGGCTACGACCTGATCTTCCAGGCCATGAGCGGCCTGATGAGCGCCACGGGCGGGCCGCACGACGCCCCGGGCGGCGGGCCGCAGCGCGTGGGCTACCCGATCTCCGACGCCACGGCCGGCCTGTACGCCACCATCGGCATCCTGGCCGCGCTGCGCTGGCGCGACACGCCCGGGGGCAGCGGGCAGCACATCGATCTGGCGCTGCTCGATGCGCAGATCGCCGCCATGACGCTGGTGCCCACCAATTACCTGATCGCGGGCCAGCTGCCGCAGCGCGTGGGCATCGCCTCGCAGATGAGCTGCCCCTACCAGGCCTTCGACTGCGCCGACGGGCAGCTGGTGGTGGCCGTCAACAATGCCAAGCAGTTCACTGCCATGTGCCGCGTGCTGGGCCTGGAGCATCTGGCGCAGGAGCCGCTCTACGCCAGCAATGCGCTGCGCGTGGCGAACCGCGCCAGCCTGATTCCGCCGCTGGCCGAGGCCATGGCGCGGATGCCGGTGGCCGAGTGCCGTGCGCGCCTGTCCGACGCCGGCGTGCCCTGCGGCCCGCTCAACGATATCGGCCAGGTCTTCGAGGACGAACAGGTACGGCACCGCGGCCTGCGCCAGCAGGTGGCGCATCCGGTCAAGGGCATCACGCCGATCGTGGCGAATCCGCTCAAGTTCTCGGCCTCGCCCGTGGCCTACCGGCGCGCGCCGCCGCAGCTGGGCGAACATACCGCCGAGGTGCTGCGCGAGCTGCTGGGCATGGATGAAGCCGAACTCTCCGACCTGCGCGCCGCCGGCGGCGTGGGCAGCTCCGACCTGGCGCGCCAGAGCGCCGGCGATACGATGAAAGTGACTTCATGA
- a CDS encoding NADPH:quinone oxidoreductase family protein: MKAMLCRRYGPPDSLQLEDVPSLQPGPQQVVIGVAAAGVNFPDTLIIQGKYQYKPEMPFSPGGEVAGTILRVGSEVTGLQPGDRVLAPLGWGGYAEEALAEAWRVLPIPGEMDFDTASAFALTYGTSHHALKDRARLRPGETLLVLGAAGGVGLAAIEIGKAMGARVIAAASSDEKLALCAEHGADALIHYGRDDLRARIKEIVGDRGVDVVYDPVGGKLSEPALRSIAWNGRFLVVGFAAGDIPSIALNLPLLKGCAILGVFWGAFARKQPEDNAANMRELFQWFREGRVRPYICARFPLEQAAQAMELVAGRGARGKVVITVGS, encoded by the coding sequence ATGAAAGCCATGCTCTGCCGCCGATACGGCCCGCCGGACAGCCTGCAACTCGAGGACGTGCCCAGCCTGCAGCCCGGGCCGCAGCAGGTGGTGATCGGCGTTGCCGCCGCGGGCGTCAATTTCCCCGACACGCTGATCATCCAGGGCAAGTACCAGTACAAGCCCGAGATGCCTTTTTCTCCGGGCGGCGAGGTGGCCGGCACCATCCTGCGCGTGGGCAGCGAGGTCACCGGGCTGCAGCCAGGGGACCGCGTGCTGGCGCCGCTGGGCTGGGGCGGCTATGCCGAGGAGGCGCTGGCCGAGGCCTGGCGCGTGCTGCCCATTCCCGGGGAGATGGACTTCGACACGGCGTCGGCCTTTGCGCTGACCTATGGCACCTCGCACCATGCGCTGAAGGACCGCGCCCGGCTGCGGCCCGGCGAGACCCTGCTGGTGCTGGGCGCCGCCGGGGGCGTGGGGCTGGCGGCGATCGAGATCGGCAAGGCCATGGGGGCGCGCGTGATTGCCGCTGCCTCCAGCGACGAAAAGCTGGCGCTGTGTGCCGAACACGGCGCCGACGCGCTGATCCACTATGGCCGCGACGACCTGCGCGCCCGGATCAAGGAAATCGTTGGCGACCGGGGCGTGGATGTGGTCTATGACCCGGTGGGCGGCAAGCTCAGCGAGCCGGCGCTGCGCAGCATCGCGTGGAACGGACGCTTCCTGGTGGTCGGATTCGCGGCTGGCGATATACCATCCATCGCGCTCAACCTGCCGCTGCTCAAGGGCTGCGCCATCCTCGGCGTGTTCTGGGGGGCGTTCGCACGCAAGCAGCCCGAGGACAACGCGGCCAACATGCGCGAGCTTTTCCAGTGGTTCCGCGAGGGGCGGGTGCGGCCGTATATCTGCGCGCGATTCCCGCTGGAGCAGGCGGCGCAGGCGATGGAGCTGGTGGCTGGCCGCGGGGCAAGGGGGAAGGTGGTGATTACGGTGGGATCTTGA
- a CDS encoding GntR family transcriptional regulator — translation MILSASDNAHEASERLAHTNLSTKVYEFMRSALANGELLPGQKLSARTLIDRLGVSQTPVREAMLQLVAERALTMHRNKSVTVPVLSADDYIELRDIRVALEGLACRCAAENVKNADLVALGKLHRQMMVAKRGGDYRSTMRLNREFHLGIYALSGRAELVALIESLWVRTGPYLNLIYRDTVPLPKTHEHDGLLAALKARDPELAAQAVAQDIIRGGEPVVNALRADAQAQAESA, via the coding sequence ATGATCCTGTCCGCCAGCGATAACGCGCACGAAGCCTCGGAGCGCCTTGCACACACGAACCTGTCGACCAAGGTGTATGAATTCATGCGCAGCGCACTGGCCAACGGCGAGCTGCTGCCGGGCCAGAAACTCAGCGCCCGCACGCTGATCGACCGCCTGGGCGTGAGCCAGACCCCGGTGCGCGAAGCCATGCTGCAACTGGTGGCCGAGCGCGCGCTGACGATGCACCGCAACAAGTCGGTGACCGTGCCGGTGCTGAGCGCGGACGACTACATCGAGCTGCGCGACATCCGCGTCGCGCTCGAGGGCCTGGCCTGCCGCTGCGCGGCGGAGAACGTGAAGAACGCCGATCTCGTGGCGCTGGGCAAGCTGCACCGGCAGATGATGGTCGCCAAGCGCGGCGGCGATTACCGCAGCACCATGCGGCTGAACCGTGAATTCCACCTCGGCATCTACGCCCTGAGCGGGCGCGCCGAGCTGGTGGCGCTGATCGAGTCGCTGTGGGTGCGCACCGGCCCCTATCTCAACCTGATCTACCGCGACACCGTCCCGCTGCCGAAGACCCACGAGCATGACGGCCTGCTGGCCGCGCTGAAGGCGCGCGATCCCGAACTCGCGGCGCAGGCGGTGGCGCAGGACATCATCCGCGGCGGCGAGCCGGTGGTGAATGCGCTGCGCGCGGATGCGCAGGCGCAGGCGGAAAGCGCCTAG
- a CDS encoding acetolactate synthase catalytic subunit: protein MDALDPTTRRATRSRGLDYRDTVAHRIAQGLQRHGVTCLFGQSLPSMVHLAARELGLQQIAYRQENTGGYMADAYARLTGKVGVVTAQNGPAAALLVAPLMEALKVSVPVIALVQDVARDQTDRNAFQEIDHESMFRPCSKWVRRVTDARRIDDYLDMAFVAATSGRPGPAVLMLPADLLLEPAPPASHRAASLGHYPLDRALPGSADLDAAAALLAGAERPVVIAGGGVHLSGASAELARLQEAASLPVATTVMGKGSVDERHPLSLGVVSYFTGPNGGARYLKQMVTGADVVLLVGNRTNQNGTDSWKLYPEGAKFIHIDVAPEEVGRNYEAMRLIGDARLTLAALTERLETLDLGKRHAARADVEATIRQGQQQHVREVARLVESDAAPVRPERIMAEIDSRLQGDSVVVADASYSSIWIANYLKSRRAGMRFLTPRGLAGLGWGFPMALGARVAQPEGHIFCVVGDGGFAHAWAELETAVRMKLKVVLVVLNNGILGYQKHAENVKFGAFTDACEFAPVDHAALARATGAHGVRVEQPGELGAALDEALAADGVTLIDVVTDPDAFPPVSWYEVV from the coding sequence CTGGATGCGCTCGATCCCACCACCCGCCGCGCCACGCGCTCGCGCGGGCTGGACTACCGCGATACCGTCGCGCACCGCATCGCCCAGGGCCTGCAGCGCCACGGCGTGACCTGCCTTTTCGGCCAGAGCCTGCCGTCGATGGTGCACCTGGCCGCGCGCGAGCTGGGCCTGCAGCAGATCGCCTACCGCCAGGAGAACACCGGCGGCTACATGGCCGATGCCTATGCGCGGCTCACCGGCAAGGTGGGCGTGGTCACCGCGCAGAACGGCCCCGCCGCCGCCCTGCTGGTGGCGCCGCTGATGGAGGCGCTGAAGGTGTCGGTGCCGGTGATCGCGCTGGTGCAGGACGTGGCGCGCGACCAGACGGACCGCAACGCCTTCCAGGAAATCGACCACGAGTCCATGTTCCGCCCCTGCAGCAAGTGGGTGCGCCGCGTCACCGATGCCAGGCGCATCGACGACTACCTGGACATGGCCTTCGTGGCCGCCACCAGCGGCCGGCCCGGGCCTGCCGTGCTGATGCTGCCCGCCGACCTGCTGCTCGAGCCCGCGCCCCCCGCCAGCCATCGTGCCGCCTCGCTGGGCCACTATCCGCTGGACCGCGCCCTGCCCGGCAGCGCCGACCTGGATGCCGCCGCGGCCCTGCTGGCCGGCGCCGAGCGGCCCGTCGTCATTGCCGGCGGCGGCGTGCACCTGTCGGGCGCCAGCGCCGAGCTTGCACGTCTGCAGGAGGCCGCCAGCCTGCCCGTGGCCACCACCGTCATGGGCAAGGGCAGCGTGGACGAGCGCCATCCGCTGTCGCTGGGCGTGGTCAGCTACTTCACCGGGCCCAACGGCGGCGCGCGCTATCTCAAGCAGATGGTCACGGGCGCCGATGTGGTGCTGCTCGTGGGCAACCGCACCAACCAGAACGGCACCGATTCCTGGAAGCTGTACCCCGAGGGCGCGAAATTCATCCACATCGACGTGGCGCCCGAGGAAGTCGGCCGCAACTACGAAGCCATGCGGCTGATCGGCGACGCGCGGCTGACGCTGGCCGCCCTCACCGAGCGCCTGGAGACGCTCGACCTGGGCAAGCGCCATGCCGCGCGCGCCGATGTCGAGGCCACGATCCGCCAGGGCCAGCAGCAGCATGTGCGCGAGGTGGCGCGGCTGGTCGAGAGCGATGCCGCGCCGGTGCGGCCGGAGCGCATCATGGCGGAGATCGACAGCCGTCTGCAGGGCGACAGCGTGGTGGTGGCCGATGCCAGCTACTCCTCGATCTGGATCGCCAACTACCTGAAGTCGCGCCGCGCGGGCATGCGTTTTCTCACGCCGCGCGGCCTGGCCGGGCTGGGCTGGGGTTTCCCGATGGCCCTGGGCGCACGCGTGGCGCAGCCCGAGGGGCATATCTTCTGCGTCGTGGGCGACGGCGGCTTCGCCCATGCCTGGGCCGAGCTGGAGACCGCCGTGCGCATGAAGCTCAAGGTGGTGCTGGTGGTGCTGAACAACGGCATCCTGGGCTACCAGAAGCATGCGGAGAACGTCAAATTCGGCGCCTTCACCGATGCCTGCGAATTCGCGCCGGTGGACCATGCCGCGCTGGCCCGGGCCACCGGCGCGCATGGCGTGCGCGTGGAGCAGCCGGGCGAACTGGGCGCGGCGCTCGACGAGGCTCTCGCGGCCGACGGCGTCACGCTGATCGATGTGGTGACCGACCCGGACGCCTTCCCTCCCGTCAGCTGGTACGAGGTGGTCTGA
- a CDS encoding zinc-dependent alcohol dehydrogenase, giving the protein MLALRKTAPAPGLSLDEVPEPGRPGPGEVLIEVAAAGICGSDVHVYEWTGSYEFMRRRLPVILGHEFCGRIAAVGPDVPGLAQGDLVSAIPTIGCMKCAACAGGFAQRCESRRTIGLTSDGAFARFVRVPWLACIPLREGTDPVLGALMEPLCVGDNAAEVGAVTHGDTVLVLGPGTIGQAIARAAAWRGATTVVVAGLNDGARLQTARQIGATHTLDLAHTPDLASAFLAATGNRMADVVFEATGHPASISQGLSVLRKDGILVTAGIHAQPASIDLTALVRNRQQIRGAHASQRRGWEVMARRLYETPEAVRPFVSLVMGLDQAIEGFEQSKARGVSKVVLQPGLAMEAA; this is encoded by the coding sequence ATGCTGGCATTGCGCAAAACCGCCCCCGCTCCCGGGCTGTCGCTCGACGAGGTGCCCGAGCCCGGCCGGCCTGGCCCGGGCGAAGTGCTGATCGAGGTGGCCGCGGCCGGCATCTGCGGCTCGGACGTGCATGTCTACGAATGGACCGGCAGCTACGAGTTCATGCGCCGGCGCCTGCCGGTCATCCTGGGCCACGAGTTCTGCGGCCGCATCGCCGCCGTCGGGCCCGATGTCCCGGGCCTGGCGCAGGGCGATCTGGTGTCCGCCATTCCCACCATCGGCTGCATGAAGTGCGCGGCCTGCGCCGGCGGCTTTGCGCAGCGCTGCGAATCGCGCCGCACCATCGGGCTGACCAGCGACGGCGCCTTTGCGCGCTTCGTGCGCGTGCCCTGGCTGGCGTGCATCCCCCTGCGCGAGGGCACCGACCCGGTGCTGGGCGCGCTGATGGAGCCGCTGTGCGTGGGCGACAACGCCGCCGAGGTGGGCGCGGTGACCCATGGCGACACGGTGCTGGTGCTGGGCCCCGGCACCATCGGCCAGGCGATCGCGCGGGCCGCTGCCTGGCGCGGCGCCACCACGGTGGTGGTGGCAGGCCTGAACGACGGCGCCCGGCTGCAGACCGCGCGCCAGATCGGCGCCACGCACACGCTGGATCTGGCGCACACGCCCGATCTGGCCAGCGCCTTTCTGGCGGCCACCGGCAACCGCATGGCCGATGTGGTGTTCGAGGCCACGGGCCATCCCGCCAGCATCTCGCAGGGGCTGTCGGTGCTGCGCAAGGACGGCATCCTGGTGACGGCCGGCATCCATGCCCAGCCCGCGTCCATCGACCTGACGGCACTGGTGCGCAACCGCCAGCAGATCCGCGGCGCCCATGCCTCGCAGCGCCGCGGCTGGGAGGTGATGGCGCGCCGCCTGTACGAAACGCCCGAGGCCGTGCGGCCCTTTGTCTCGCTGGTGATGGGGCTGGACCAGGCCATCGAGGGCTTCGAGCAATCGAAGGCGCGCGGTGTGTCCAAGGTGGTGCTGCAGCCCGGCCTTGCCATGGAGGCTGCATGA
- a CDS encoding enoyl-CoA hydratase-related protein, with product MNADAGEILYEVRDGHTAVLTLNRPQARNAVNGAVAAAMEALVERTESDPEIRAVVLASSHAEVFSAGADLKEIAAGRRASLRTERGGFAGLAFARRDKPWIAAVDGKALAGGCELVLSCDMVVASTAASFGLPEVLRGLVAAAGGLYRLPRALPPNVALELIATALPIDAARAHHFGFVNRLTAPGEALQEALLLARQIGANAPVAVRESLKVARAALDRIEPELRQRSAEAMAVVAASEDYREGPLAFIEKRAPRWRGR from the coding sequence ATGAACGCCGACGCGGGAGAAATCCTCTACGAAGTGCGCGACGGCCATACCGCCGTGCTGACCCTCAACCGGCCGCAGGCGCGCAACGCCGTCAACGGCGCCGTGGCCGCGGCCATGGAGGCGCTGGTGGAGCGCACCGAGTCCGATCCCGAAATCCGCGCGGTGGTGCTTGCCAGCTCGCATGCGGAGGTGTTTTCCGCCGGCGCGGATCTGAAGGAGATCGCCGCCGGCCGGCGCGCCAGCCTGCGCACGGAACGCGGCGGCTTTGCCGGCCTGGCCTTTGCGCGGCGCGACAAGCCATGGATCGCCGCGGTGGACGGCAAGGCCCTGGCCGGCGGCTGCGAGCTGGTGCTGAGCTGCGACATGGTCGTGGCCTCCACCGCTGCCAGCTTCGGCCTGCCCGAAGTATTGCGCGGGCTGGTGGCCGCGGCCGGAGGCCTGTACCGGCTGCCGCGCGCGCTGCCCCCGAATGTCGCCCTGGAGCTGATCGCCACCGCCCTGCCGATCGACGCGGCGCGCGCCCACCATTTCGGTTTCGTCAACCGCCTCACGGCGCCGGGCGAGGCGCTGCAGGAGGCGCTGCTGCTGGCGCGCCAGATCGGCGCCAATGCCCCGGTGGCGGTGCGCGAGAGCCTGAAGGTGGCGCGCGCCGCGCTGGACCGCATCGAGCCCGAACTGCGCCAGCGCAGCGCCGAGGCCATGGCCGTGGTGGCGGCCAGCGAGGATTACCGCGAAGGGCCGCTGGCTTTCATTGAAAAGCGCGCGCCGCGGTGGAGGGGGCGCTGA
- a CDS encoding SMP-30/gluconolactonase/LRE family protein produces MTVRIQEIAAGLRFPEGPIAMPDGSLLLVEIEGRTLTRVGTDGRVERIVQLQGGPNGAALGPDGKVYICNNGGFKWHDSAEHGIRPIGQADDYTGGWIETVDLASGRVERLYERSESGPLRGPNDLVFDRQGGFWFTDHGKTRARDVDRGSVYYARADGSSIREIIFPLWSPNGIGLSADERTLYVAETFTGRIWAFELSAPGEIKPQPWPHSPQGGRLVAGLPGYQNLDSLALDSAGNICVATLSNGGITVVSPCGAHIEHIPMPDAMTTNLCFGGPSLQTAFITLSSTGRLVAMEWERPGLGLNFLNV; encoded by the coding sequence ATGACCGTTCGAATCCAGGAAATAGCCGCAGGCCTGCGCTTTCCCGAAGGCCCGATCGCCATGCCCGACGGCTCGCTGCTGCTGGTGGAGATCGAGGGCCGCACGCTGACGCGCGTGGGCACCGATGGCCGCGTCGAGCGCATCGTGCAGTTGCAGGGCGGGCCCAACGGCGCGGCCCTCGGGCCCGATGGCAAGGTCTACATCTGCAACAACGGCGGCTTCAAGTGGCATGACAGCGCCGAGCACGGCATACGCCCGATCGGGCAGGCGGACGATTACACCGGCGGCTGGATCGAGACCGTGGACCTGGCCAGCGGCCGCGTCGAGCGCCTCTACGAGCGCAGCGAAAGCGGACCGCTGCGCGGGCCCAACGACCTGGTGTTCGACCGCCAGGGTGGCTTCTGGTTCACCGACCATGGCAAGACCCGGGCGCGCGACGTGGACCGGGGCAGCGTGTATTACGCCCGGGCCGATGGCTCCTCCATCCGCGAGATCATCTTCCCGCTGTGGTCGCCCAACGGCATCGGGCTGTCGGCCGATGAACGCACGCTCTATGTGGCCGAGACCTTCACCGGTCGGATCTGGGCCTTCGAGCTGAGCGCGCCGGGCGAGATCAAGCCCCAGCCCTGGCCGCATTCGCCCCAGGGCGGGCGGCTGGTGGCGGGGCTGCCGGGCTACCAGAACCTGGATTCGCTGGCGCTGGACAGCGCCGGCAATATCTGCGTGGCGACGCTCTCGAACGGCGGCATCACGGTGGTGTCGCCCTGCGGCGCGCACATCGAACACATTCCCATGCCCGACGCCATGACCACCAATCTGTGCTTTGGCGGGCCTTCGTTGCAGACTGCTTTCATCACCCTGTCCTCCACCGGGCGGCTGGTGGCGATGGAGTGGGAGCGGCCCGGGCTGGGGTTGAATTTTCTCAATGTTTGA
- a CDS encoding thiamine pyrophosphate-binding protein → MSIQRSLKNSRPSPELIAAVLEEAGIGAVFGISGGHTGRIFGALEQRQQSIRTVLVREESLAAVMAEVYGRLTRKPGVVLGQGPWVLGNGLVGTIEARLSSSPMLLLTDFSDTPPFGLHAPYQSGTGEYGNWDARQAFGGLVKQVFAVHEPASAVHATQLAVKHALSGQPGPVAVIFGLQALTGEVGPQSEPRLYPTHHYLPPPAAAADPRTVAQAAAALRAARRPVIVAGNGVRLAAAYEALQRFAERSGVPVVTTPSGKGVLAETHDLALGVFGTFGTDGANACVAEADLVLVVGSKLTASDTVRENPLLLDPERQVFVQIDVETRNASWTFPAEHVLLGDAGAVLDQLGEALGGMPAFAGQQRVAGHRARHGHFNAPAYQSDAAPLMPQRIIAEMHAHLPEDAIVTCDAGENRIFMTHCYQTRSAGAFLQAAGAGPMGYGIPAALAAKLVHPERAVVAVVGDGGFAMTMNGLMTAVEQSLPIVVIIFNNQALGWSLHSRGPFATTLGDFDHAAIARGMGCEGVRVHEPSQLGPALQAALASGRPTVIDVMTSLELRFDQLTSPLSAVVESREPQGDAQ, encoded by the coding sequence ATGAGCATCCAACGCAGTCTGAAAAACAGCCGGCCCAGCCCGGAACTCATTGCCGCAGTCCTCGAGGAGGCCGGCATCGGCGCCGTCTTCGGCATCTCCGGCGGCCACACCGGCCGCATCTTCGGGGCGCTCGAGCAGCGCCAGCAAAGCATCCGCACGGTGCTGGTGCGCGAGGAGTCGCTGGCCGCCGTGATGGCCGAGGTGTACGGGCGCCTCACCCGCAAGCCGGGCGTGGTGCTGGGGCAGGGCCCCTGGGTGCTGGGCAATGGCCTGGTCGGCACCATCGAGGCGCGGCTGTCGAGCTCGCCGATGCTGCTGCTGACGGACTTCAGCGACACGCCGCCCTTTGGCCTGCATGCGCCCTACCAATCGGGGACGGGGGAGTACGGAAATTGGGATGCGCGCCAGGCCTTTGGCGGCCTGGTCAAGCAGGTGTTCGCGGTGCACGAGCCGGCCTCGGCGGTGCATGCGACGCAGCTGGCAGTCAAGCATGCGCTGAGCGGCCAGCCCGGCCCGGTGGCGGTGATCTTCGGGTTGCAGGCGCTGACCGGAGAGGTCGGCCCGCAGTCCGAGCCGCGGCTGTATCCGACGCATCACTACCTGCCGCCACCGGCAGCGGCGGCCGATCCGCGCACGGTGGCACAGGCCGCGGCAGCGCTGCGCGCCGCGCGCCGGCCGGTGATCGTCGCCGGCAACGGCGTGCGCCTGGCCGCCGCCTACGAAGCGCTGCAGCGCTTTGCCGAGCGCAGCGGGGTGCCGGTCGTCACCACGCCCTCGGGCAAGGGGGTGCTGGCCGAGACCCATGACCTGGCACTGGGGGTGTTCGGCACCTTCGGCACCGATGGCGCCAATGCCTGCGTGGCCGAGGCCGACCTGGTGCTGGTGGTGGGCTCCAAGCTCACGGCCTCTGACACCGTGCGCGAGAACCCGCTGCTGCTCGACCCGGAGCGCCAGGTCTTCGTGCAGATCGACGTGGAGACGCGCAACGCCTCCTGGACCTTCCCGGCGGAGCATGTGCTGCTGGGCGATGCCGGCGCGGTGCTCGATCAGCTGGGCGAGGCACTGGGCGGCATGCCCGCGTTTGCCGGGCAGCAGCGCGTGGCCGGCCACCGCGCGCGGCATGGGCATTTCAACGCGCCGGCCTACCAGTCCGACGCCGCGCCGCTGATGCCGCAGCGCATCATCGCCGAGATGCACGCGCATCTGCCCGAGGATGCGATCGTCACCTGCGACGCGGGCGAGAACCGCATTTTCATGACGCACTGCTACCAGACGCGCTCGGCGGGCGCCTTCCTGCAGGCGGCGGGCGCCGGCCCGATGGGCTACGGCATTCCAGCGGCGCTGGCGGCCAAGCTGGTGCACCCCGAGCGCGCGGTGGTGGCGGTGGTGGGCGACGGCGGCTTCGCCATGACCATGAACGGGCTCATGACCGCCGTCGAGCAATCGCTGCCCATCGTCGTGATCATCTTCAACAACCAGGCACTGGGCTGGTCGCTGCATTCGCGCGGGCCCTTTGCCACGACGCTGGGCGACTTCGACCACGCCGCCATTGCCCGCGGCATGGGCTGCGAGGGCGTGCGGGTGCATGAGCCGTCCCAACTGGGCCCGGCGCTGCAGGCGGCGCTGGCCAGCGGCCGGCCCACCGTCATCGACGTGATGACTTCGCTGGAGTTGCGCTTCGATCAGCTGACCTCGCCACTGAGCGCGGTCGTCGAATCCCGTGAACCCCAAGGAGACGCGCAATGA
- a CDS encoding branched-chain amino acid ABC transporter permease: MNDFIQLLVSGILLGGVYALCALGLNLIFGVAKVVNFAHGEFLMLGMYAGYWLMRGTGINPYYGAPLVGAAFFVLGLLFYWCLMRFTIYKPEMTQVFATLGLGIALQNLALLLWGGDYRTVQVMPAGAESVEFLGITVSANRLVAFCFAMSILAAVVLFLRLTFLGRAIEAISQDISAARLMGIDPGRIFLLTFGLGIGLTGIAGAVLVPSFYAFPSVGTFFVLVAFVVVVLGGLASVPGTVIGGLVLGVMESFTGFFSPDLKEATHFVLLILLLALRPHGLFGVKGAEKEALK; encoded by the coding sequence ATGAACGATTTCATCCAACTCCTGGTGTCGGGCATCCTGCTCGGCGGTGTCTATGCCCTCTGCGCGCTCGGGCTGAACCTCATCTTCGGCGTGGCGAAGGTGGTCAATTTCGCCCACGGCGAGTTCCTGATGCTGGGCATGTACGCGGGCTACTGGCTGATGCGCGGCACCGGCATCAATCCGTACTACGGCGCCCCGCTGGTGGGCGCCGCCTTCTTCGTGCTGGGCCTGCTCTTCTACTGGTGCCTGATGCGCTTCACCATCTACAAGCCGGAGATGACGCAGGTGTTCGCCACGCTCGGCCTGGGCATCGCGCTGCAGAACCTGGCCCTGCTGCTGTGGGGCGGCGACTACCGCACGGTGCAGGTGATGCCGGCCGGGGCGGAGTCGGTGGAGTTCCTGGGCATCACCGTGAGCGCCAACCGGCTGGTGGCCTTCTGCTTCGCCATGTCCATCCTGGCGGCGGTGGTGCTGTTCCTGCGCCTCACCTTCCTCGGGCGCGCCATCGAGGCGATCTCGCAGGACATCTCGGCCGCGCGGCTGATGGGGATCGATCCCGGACGCATCTTCCTGCTCACCTTCGGCCTGGGCATCGGCCTCACCGGCATCGCCGGCGCGGTGCTGGTGCCCAGCTTCTATGCCTTCCCCTCGGTGGGCACCTTCTTCGTGCTCGTGGCCTTCGTGGTGGTGGTGCTGGGCGGCCTGGCCAGCGTGCCCGGGACGGTGATCGGCGGACTGGTGCTGGGGGTCATGGAGTCGTTCACGGGCTTTTTCAGCCCCGATCTCAAGGAAGCCACGCACTTCGTGCTGCTGATCCTGCTGCTGGCGCTGCGCCCGCATGGTCTGTTCGGCGTCAAGGGCGCGGAAAAGGAGGCTCTCAAATGA